From a region of the Pyrococcus kukulkanii genome:
- a CDS encoding ATPase domain-containing protein — MKIRSGLKTLDQILGGGFEKTHNVAIVGGIDNDHVLLLHQLVMSFLSQGYKILLIEFRQDVNSLIKWLEPYGMNYTKFIKEGKLKILDGFSNLYSPTHVAGANILPNPMDLSITTAIVRESVVKEAYDFVVIDDLTSLYTLQTDQRAYIRVVVRLVNSIKRFGASTLASLNSDVLSTQDLSMLLIPFEYVLEAKNGTITIRRSFLPLKINQTSIPYIRGNTGIMLAQDSFKSVDKVKESLILDNTGALIMGGVRVQIIEEYSESALIEFIYQFLGPERGKEFLYRWGKYEMTTLPLDQDTIKNLPRIEAIKRILEDSFEFTKATGGGLLRILDLSEDRIVIEGKNLFPSLRNFPYPAHLNYVGALTKLIERLTGEIWEGEEVECESQGHRRCLFVIKRLSKGSIKGNLEDSKK; from the coding sequence ATGAAGATTAGGAGTGGCCTTAAAACTCTTGATCAAATATTGGGAGGTGGATTTGAAAAAACGCACAATGTTGCAATAGTTGGAGGTATTGATAATGACCATGTGTTACTTCTTCATCAATTAGTTATGTCATTTTTGTCACAGGGATATAAAATCCTCCTTATAGAGTTTAGACAAGATGTTAATTCACTAATCAAATGGTTAGAACCGTATGGGATGAACTACACCAAGTTCATTAAAGAAGGAAAATTAAAAATACTAGATGGATTCTCAAATCTATATTCCCCAACTCACGTAGCTGGGGCTAATATCTTGCCAAACCCGATGGATCTTAGCATAACAACGGCAATAGTCAGGGAGAGCGTTGTTAAGGAAGCTTATGATTTTGTCGTGATAGACGATCTAACCTCATTATACACCCTCCAAACTGATCAGAGGGCGTATATAAGGGTTGTAGTGAGGCTTGTTAACTCAATTAAGAGATTCGGGGCTTCAACATTAGCCTCATTGAACTCCGACGTTTTATCCACTCAGGATCTTTCAATGTTGCTAATACCCTTCGAGTACGTCTTGGAAGCAAAAAATGGAACGATTACAATAAGAAGATCCTTTTTGCCCTTAAAAATAAATCAGACCTCAATTCCATACATTAGGGGCAATACTGGCATAATGCTTGCTCAGGACTCATTTAAAAGCGTTGACAAGGTCAAAGAATCCCTAATATTGGACAACACTGGAGCCTTAATAATGGGCGGTGTGAGGGTTCAGATAATAGAAGAATACTCAGAATCCGCCCTAATAGAGTTTATATATCAGTTTTTAGGTCCTGAACGTGGGAAAGAGTTTTTATATAGGTGGGGGAAGTATGAAATGACTACCCTTCCTCTCGACCAAGATACTATTAAGAACCTCCCCAGGATAGAAGCGATAAAGAGAATTCTTGAAGATAGTTTTGAATTTACGAAGGCTACGGGAGGAGGGCTCTTAAGAATACTCGACCTATCGGAGGATAGAATAGTAATTGAAGGGAAGAACTTGTTCCCCAGCTTAAGGAACTTTCCATATCCTGCTCATTTAAACTACGTAGGGGCCCTTACCAAACTAATAGAAAGGCTTACGGGGGAAATTTGGGAAGGTGAAGAAGTAGAATGTGAGAGTCAAGGGCATAGAAGGTGCCTATTTGTTATTAAGAGGCTATCTAAGGGTAGCATTAAAGGGAACCTTGAGGATTCCAAAAAGTGA
- a CDS encoding single- stranded DNA-binding family protein: MPKLLTGFVRASGYANKVRKVLFAATRGKVPPEEVVRVSAEINRYIFGKLQELNVKKEDVVRVSLDFDIEDEKIKWYPETLQIEVYRREEEEKLALAMEEVEEMERTFEEVVKELESLANKLKEVTDSILNIVERIKQEHTGLRLKVEEHET, encoded by the coding sequence ATGCCCAAGTTATTAACGGGATTTGTAAGAGCGAGCGGTTATGCTAACAAAGTTAGGAAAGTCCTTTTTGCAGCCACCCGAGGAAAGGTGCCCCCAGAAGAAGTTGTGAGAGTTAGTGCAGAAATTAACAGATACATTTTTGGAAAACTTCAAGAGCTAAACGTTAAGAAAGAAGACGTAGTAAGGGTGTCTCTAGATTTTGACATTGAGGATGAAAAAATAAAGTGGTATCCTGAAACCCTTCAAATAGAAGTTTACAGGAGAGAAGAGGAAGAAAAGTTAGCATTAGCGATGGAAGAAGTAGAAGAGATGGAGAGGACTTTTGAAGAGGTAGTAAAAGAGTTGGAAAGTCTTGCAAACAAACTAAAAGAAGTTACAGATTCCATATTGAATATCGTTGAGAGGATAAAGCAGGAACATACGGGGCTTAGATTAAAGGTGGAGGAGCATGAGACGTAG
- a CDS encoding FUN14 domain-containing protein: MDLNLMGITGDVGVGAIVGFIVGYALKKFMKIVMALIGAYVLSLFWLQQKGVITINTDALFNLTKQAAQTTLSLADKAMGILPGSTAFIAGFYLGFKKG; encoded by the coding sequence ATGGATCTTAACTTAATGGGAATAACCGGTGATGTTGGGGTTGGGGCTATAGTTGGATTCATAGTTGGGTATGCACTCAAAAAGTTCATGAAGATAGTTATGGCCCTAATTGGAGCGTACGTCTTAAGCCTCTTCTGGCTACAGCAGAAGGGAGTCATAACGATAAATACTGATGCATTATTCAATCTGACAAAGCAGGCCGCTCAAACGACTTTAAGCCTCGCAGATAAAGCCATGGGGATACTTCCTGGGAGCACTGCCTTCATCGCAGGGTTTTACCTCGGGTTTAAAAAGGGTTAA
- a CDS encoding adenylate kinase, with protein sequence MNILIFGPPGSGKSTQARKITERYNLTYIASGDIIRAEIEARTPLGKEMEMYLSRGDLIPDTIVNTLIISKLRRVRENFIMDGYPRTPEQVIALENYLYDHGIKIDVAIDIYITKEESIRRISGRRICKNCGAVYHVEFNPPKIPGKCDICGGELIQRKDDRPEIIGKRYDIYSRNMKPIIKFYQKQGIYVKIDGHGSINEVWERIRPLLDYIYNQEKRR encoded by the coding sequence ATGAACATCCTTATCTTCGGCCCCCCAGGAAGTGGTAAGTCCACACAAGCCAGAAAAATAACTGAAAGGTATAACCTCACTTATATTGCTTCGGGCGACATAATAAGGGCAGAGATCGAGGCAAGAACTCCCCTTGGGAAGGAAATGGAAATGTATCTCTCCAGAGGTGACCTCATCCCAGACACTATAGTCAATACACTGATAATATCCAAGCTAAGGAGAGTAAGGGAGAATTTCATTATGGATGGATATCCTAGGACGCCAGAGCAGGTCATAGCCCTTGAAAATTACTTATATGACCATGGGATAAAGATAGATGTGGCAATAGACATCTACATCACGAAAGAGGAAAGCATTAGGAGGATTTCGGGAAGGAGGATCTGTAAGAACTGTGGGGCAGTCTATCACGTAGAGTTTAACCCCCCAAAGATCCCTGGGAAGTGCGATATATGTGGAGGAGAGCTAATTCAGAGGAAAGATGATCGGCCCGAAATCATCGGCAAAAGGTATGACATATACTCAAGAAATATGAAGCCAATTATAAAGTTCTATCAGAAGCAGGGAATCTATGTAAAAATTGATGGGCACGGAAGCATAAATGAAGTTTGGGAAAGGATAAGGCCTTTACTGGATTACATTTATAACCAAGAGAAGCGGCGATGA
- the tgtA gene encoding tRNA guanosine(15) transglycosylase TgtA, with product MSRGEMMFRFEIKARDAAGRIAKLEVNGKKIETPAIMPVVNPKQMIVEPKELEKMGFKIIITNSYIIYKDPKLREEALEKGIHKLLNYDGIVEVDSGSFQLMRYGKVEVTNREIIEFQHKIGVDIGTFLDIPTPPDTPRKQAEEDLRVTLERAREAEEIKEIPMNATIQGSTYTDLRRYAARVLSGMNFEIHPIGAVVPLLESYRFKELVDVVISSKIGLRPDRPVHLFGAGHPIIFALAVAMGIDLFDSASYALYAKDDRYLTPQGTKRLDELEYFPCSCPVCSKHTPQELREMPKEERTRLLALHNLWVIREEMGRVKQAIKEGELWRLVDERARAHPKLYVAYKRLLEHYSYLEEFEPITKKSAFFKISQESLNWPIVRRAKERAERVKKKFKETIKHPIFSEIPKYLSLTYPFAQSEAEEDFEIVKPTKENALDYIKAIAEYQFGENASKAFEGAQVELARTGMPRQVKLNGKRLATVRADDGLLTLGIEGAKRLHSVLPYPRMRVVVNEEAEPFARKGKDVFAKFVIFADPGIRPYDEVLVVNERDELLATGQALLSGREMIVFQTGRAVRVRKGVEG from the coding sequence ATGAGCCGAGGTGAGATGATGTTCAGGTTCGAAATTAAAGCTAGAGACGCCGCTGGAAGGATAGCGAAGCTTGAGGTTAACGGGAAGAAGATAGAGACTCCAGCAATAATGCCCGTGGTGAACCCAAAGCAAATGATCGTTGAGCCCAAAGAACTTGAGAAAATGGGTTTCAAGATAATAATAACGAATTCCTACATTATATATAAGGATCCAAAGTTAAGGGAAGAAGCCCTAGAAAAAGGAATACATAAGTTGCTAAATTATGATGGCATCGTTGAAGTTGACTCAGGCTCGTTCCAGCTCATGAGGTATGGAAAAGTTGAGGTCACAAACAGAGAGATCATAGAGTTCCAGCATAAGATAGGAGTCGACATAGGAACTTTTCTTGATATTCCAACCCCTCCAGACACGCCCAGGAAGCAGGCGGAAGAAGATCTAAGAGTAACACTAGAGAGGGCGAGGGAAGCGGAGGAGATAAAGGAGATACCAATGAACGCTACTATTCAAGGTTCAACGTACACCGACTTAAGGAGGTACGCCGCGAGGGTTCTAAGCGGGATGAATTTTGAGATACACCCCATAGGAGCCGTTGTGCCCCTTCTCGAATCTTACAGGTTTAAAGAACTCGTTGACGTAGTGATATCATCAAAGATAGGCCTCAGGCCTGATAGGCCAGTGCACCTGTTTGGAGCTGGACATCCTATAATCTTTGCTCTCGCAGTTGCTATGGGTATTGATCTATTTGATTCGGCAAGCTATGCCCTTTATGCAAAGGACGACAGATATCTAACCCCCCAGGGAACGAAGAGGCTTGATGAGCTTGAATACTTCCCATGCTCCTGTCCGGTCTGCTCTAAGCACACTCCCCAGGAACTGAGGGAGATGCCTAAGGAGGAAAGGACAAGATTGCTAGCACTACACAACCTGTGGGTCATAAGGGAAGAAATGGGAAGGGTGAAGCAGGCAATAAAAGAGGGAGAGCTGTGGAGGCTTGTTGATGAAAGGGCTAGGGCCCATCCAAAGCTATATGTTGCATACAAGAGATTACTTGAGCACTATTCATATCTCGAGGAGTTTGAGCCAATAACAAAGAAATCGGCATTCTTCAAGATCAGTCAGGAAAGTCTCAACTGGCCAATAGTTAGGAGGGCGAAGGAGAGAGCAGAAAGAGTGAAGAAAAAATTCAAGGAAACGATAAAGCATCCAATATTTAGTGAAATCCCGAAGTACCTTAGCCTCACATATCCCTTCGCTCAGAGTGAGGCTGAAGAAGATTTTGAAATCGTAAAGCCGACAAAGGAGAATGCGCTGGACTACATAAAGGCGATAGCCGAGTACCAGTTCGGAGAGAACGCCTCTAAAGCGTTTGAAGGGGCACAAGTTGAGCTAGCGAGGACGGGAATGCCAAGGCAGGTGAAGCTAAACGGGAAGAGATTAGCAACGGTTAGGGCGGATGATGGGCTACTAACGTTGGGAATAGAGGGGGCAAAGAGATTGCACTCAGTACTTCCATACCCCAGGATGAGGGTAGTCGTTAACGAGGAGGCCGAGCCATTTGCAAGAAAAGGTAAGGACGTCTTTGCAAAGTTCGTTATTTTTGCGGATCCTGGGATAAGGCCCTATGATGAAGTGCTGGTCGTAAACGAGAGGGATGAATTATTGGCCACAGGTCAAGCTCTCCTTTCCGGAAGAGAGATGATAGTTTTCCAAACCGGAAGGGCCGTTAGGGTTAGGAAAGGGGTGGAAGGATGA
- a CDS encoding LEA type 2 family protein translates to MRRSVTILILLLISVPLANFGYFIFRYIALGPVNDCEVSLVNVYVSHVDTDSARIVAIVEVLNPTSKKVSIDGIKIELYAEDIYIGEYSLNRTMTLTPGEKVTIPINFTIYYSNVPTEFVRVLLENKTRELTWWATGGLYANSLFGILKVPFNATLR, encoded by the coding sequence ATGAGACGTAGTGTTACAATTTTAATACTCTTGCTGATCTCTGTTCCACTTGCCAACTTTGGTTACTTCATATTCAGATACATTGCGTTAGGTCCCGTTAATGACTGTGAAGTTAGCTTAGTTAACGTGTACGTGTCACACGTTGACACAGATAGTGCTAGGATAGTTGCAATTGTTGAAGTTCTTAACCCAACAAGTAAGAAAGTTTCGATAGATGGTATTAAGATTGAACTCTATGCTGAGGACATATACATAGGGGAATACAGCCTTAACAGGACCATGACATTAACCCCAGGGGAGAAAGTGACAATACCCATTAACTTTACGATATATTACTCGAACGTCCCAACGGAATTCGTTAGGGTATTACTCGAAAATAAAACAAGAGAATTGACGTGGTGGGCAACAGGGGGATTATACGCCAACTCACTTTTTGGAATCCTCAAGGTTCCCTTTAATGCTACCCTTAGATAG
- a CDS encoding ferritin family protein, which translates to MTLVETVRKIKEAEKEALKDYKDLLKELKRPENAELKRVVLRLAVDKIFHKELMEAIERAYKEASALLKEHLEPFYPELEPIRESVMELDQGLALLPGVPSLLLPLDFGKVGYRIPPEEVLEELVKSFPEVSIIPQEKLDNIIEKLDDAIEMEKEMQDGYRELESKAKHPVIKELSKAILHNEDQHTAILTKIVGRFRG; encoded by the coding sequence ATGACGCTGGTGGAGACCGTAAGGAAAATCAAAGAGGCAGAGAAAGAGGCATTGAAGGACTACAAGGATCTCCTGAAAGAGCTTAAGAGGCCAGAAAATGCTGAGCTTAAGAGAGTTGTACTTAGACTTGCGGTTGATAAGATATTCCATAAGGAGCTTATGGAGGCTATTGAAAGGGCATATAAGGAGGCCTCAGCACTCTTAAAGGAGCATTTAGAGCCGTTTTATCCAGAGCTTGAGCCAATAAGAGAGTCTGTGATGGAGCTAGATCAAGGACTGGCCTTACTCCCAGGAGTGCCTTCCCTGCTACTACCATTAGACTTTGGAAAAGTCGGTTATAGAATACCACCCGAAGAAGTGCTGGAGGAGTTAGTAAAATCGTTCCCAGAAGTCTCTATAATACCCCAAGAGAAGTTAGATAATATAATTGAAAAGTTAGATGATGCCATTGAAATGGAAAAGGAAATGCAGGACGGGTACAGGGAGCTGGAAAGCAAGGCAAAGCATCCTGTAATTAAGGAATTATCAAAAGCAATCCTCCATAATGAAGATCAACACACCGCAATTCTAACCAAGATCGTTGGCAGGTTTAGGGGATAA
- a CDS encoding alkaline phosphatase family protein: protein MKLALISLDGNGLYNLKHMPFLSELAEEGYFFEVESIFPTLTDLVHTTVMTGVEPRVHWVVENGYYDRLSGVRVKFYDYEVAFNPHKVIKAPLIQDLLRQKGVRVASVSGYTMPPFSNVDVRIFPPFFAEDELYRRHGRDWKKDVWVLNSALYLYEECKPDLLLVHFASIDGMQHDYGPESKEALKAVEIVDSAVRTLWERLKEEYAFIIFADHGQEEVHTWVNLKEYLRNNGIGVLRVSSGGGVHVYLKNPEEREEAYQLLKRAPGVKAVFFREDLPYLDVPVSGDLIVSAREGYWFCHHIECRGIKGTSYWVKGMHGSLNEKVKEVPLIIWGLEVKRDEASLYDIAPTVLKFFGAQKRGDMKGEPLI from the coding sequence ATGAAGCTTGCCCTGATAAGTCTTGACGGAAACGGGCTATATAACCTCAAGCACATGCCCTTCTTGAGTGAACTCGCCGAGGAGGGCTACTTTTTTGAGGTAGAATCGATATTTCCCACGCTCACGGATTTAGTTCACACCACCGTAATGACAGGCGTTGAGCCTAGGGTTCATTGGGTAGTTGAGAACGGTTATTATGACAGGTTAAGCGGTGTTAGAGTTAAGTTTTACGATTATGAAGTCGCATTTAATCCCCATAAGGTTATAAAAGCTCCTCTAATTCAGGATCTGCTAAGGCAGAAGGGAGTGAGAGTAGCGAGTGTTTCTGGCTACACAATGCCTCCCTTCAGCAACGTTGATGTCAGAATCTTCCCACCCTTCTTTGCTGAGGATGAGCTTTATAGAAGGCATGGAAGGGATTGGAAGAAGGATGTGTGGGTTCTGAACTCCGCTCTCTACCTCTACGAGGAGTGCAAGCCGGATCTACTATTAGTACACTTTGCCTCGATAGATGGGATGCAACACGACTACGGGCCGGAAAGCAAGGAGGCCCTCAAAGCCGTTGAGATCGTCGATTCAGCCGTTAGAACCCTCTGGGAGAGGCTGAAGGAGGAATATGCATTCATAATATTCGCGGACCACGGGCAGGAGGAAGTTCATACCTGGGTTAACCTAAAGGAGTACTTGAGAAACAATGGAATTGGCGTCCTTAGGGTTTCATCCGGTGGAGGCGTTCATGTCTACCTTAAGAACCCGGAAGAGCGCGAAGAAGCTTATCAACTTCTAAAGAGGGCCCCAGGGGTTAAAGCTGTTTTCTTTAGGGAAGATCTTCCCTACCTTGACGTTCCCGTTAGCGGGGACTTGATAGTTTCCGCAAGGGAAGGCTACTGGTTCTGCCATCACATAGAGTGCAGGGGGATTAAGGGAACAAGTTATTGGGTTAAAGGCATGCATGGTTCATTAAACGAGAAGGTAAAGGAAGTTCCACTGATAATTTGGGGTCTGGAGGTAAAGAGAGATGAGGCGAGCCTCTACGATATAGCCCCTACGGTTTTGAAATTCTTTGGGGCTCAAAAGAGGGGAGATATGAAGGGAGAGCCCCTAATTTAA